The genomic stretch TCTATCTGCTCCGACAATGCGGGGCTTGGCCACCCGTGTGATTGGCAGCGTTCCCAGAATTCCTGAAGGGCTTTCGGTCAGGGACCGGACCGCCGGGACGAACAGTGCTCTCCTTCGCATCCTCGCAGACGTGGCTGCCAGCCACTCGCAGGAACTTCTTCGCTATGTCGGGGCGGCGGTCGTCGAGTGGGATCAAGGTTCGCTAATGTGGGGTGACGTGCCAGGTAGCAGCCCAGACGACGACTTTGGTGCCCGTCAGCGGCAGATGCTGGGCCTTCACATCCTAAAACTGGGTGTGCGAGTCGAATGGCTCGCGGATGCGGTCGCCGGCGTCGATCGTGAGATTGAGCAAGCGGCCGGCGCATACGAGCGTCTCGACCTACTCGTCACACAAGCCGCAGCACACCTGCAAATGGGCGACACTACCGTGGGGCAGGAGCTGCTCGGCCGCGTCATGCCGGAGTCGTTCAGTCCGTACTGGCGAAAGGACGTTCAACTCGAAGTCTGGATCCAGTGGCTTGTCCGCGCGACACATGGCAACCCTGAGGAATTGCTGCGCGAGGCCGAGCAACTCGCGCCGTTGATCGCCGCGCTGACCGAGGCAACTGACGGCAGTGCTGAAGCTGCCGCCGAGTGCCTCCTGCGTTCAGTCGCCGAAGTTGCCCCTCTTCAGGCAGTGCGCCTAGCTGCGTGGCAACTGGCAGAAGGCTCTTTGGCGCTCGCTGCCGCCCACGACGCATTGGTGGCAGGACTCGCGACAAAGCTACTGAAGGCGGTGGGCGACGATCCACGGGACTCCGCTGCAGTCCAGGTAGCCAAATTGATCTGTGCTGTGGTCGCGGCTCTGCTTGGGCCAATATGCCCGACCGTTCCCACAGCGGCGCTCGAGTCGTTGCGAAGCCTCGTCGAACAGATGCCGTCCACAGTTGCGGCCGCAATGACCGCACAGCTCTCCCGCGCAGTCGACGTACACGTCCCCGCAGGAGTTCGGCAGCACTGGCGCGACCTACTCGTGCTACCTGCGACTCCCTCTAGCCAGCAAGACGAGGTAGACGAGAAAGGCAGCCGGAAGCCTCAGCGGCCGTATCCCGCATCCCGAGACTGGGGCGTGAGCGACTACGGGCGCTTTAACCACCTCGACGGATCAGCGCGAACATCGGACTCCGTCGCAGAGGAAATCTCTGATCTCGACTCCGCTCTGGCATGGCGGTCCTTGCAAGCCGACCCTGGAACCTTCTCATGGACGCCCGTGCTTCGCCGTGTCATCCGCACGGCAGACGGCAGACAGCTTGAACAACTCGTCCGAGCTTTCAGCGGTGTCTACGATGAGGCGAATCTTCTCGTGGCCGTGGCAGATCAGATGCTGGCAAACGGAGATCAGGACGGGGCGGCGATCATCGCCCGCGCTGCCCTTGACAAAACAGAACTGGCCTGGTGGGACCGCCATCACCGAGACGGCGTCCGCAGGAAAGCCTGGAGCGTCCTTGCGGCCTGCGAGGGTCAGAATACCCGCGATGAGGCAATGCAGGATCTCGTCCAGCTGCTCGTGTCAGCTGACTATTGGCCGGGCAACCTGATGTTGCAACTGGACGAGATCCTCACCGTCATAGCCCCAAGCATTCCCGCAGAAACTGTCTGGGCTCAGGTGCGTCAACAACTCATCGCCATGGGCGCCGGCATCGTGACGGCTTATAATCCCCTGCTCGACGGACCGGTCCATGCTGGCTGGTGGGCCGGGCAACGCTCTTCCCGAGAGACCAAGAATACGCCCTACTCGGCGTCACAGCGTTCGACGTTTGACGATGGTCAGGAAACGCCCTCAAGTTCCATCCGCCGAGCGCTGCTCGACCTGATCTATCTCGACTTGGACCACCCCGCGTGGACCGTTCGCGAAGGGGCATGCGCAGCCCTCTCCTGGGCACTCACGCAGACGGGCTTCTTGGCCGAAAACGCCGGAATGCGGGCTGCTTTGCTACTGGCAAGCCCAAGTCCTCGGCCACAGCTCGCCTCTTCTACATTGATGCCCGAGACAGCAATCACCAATACCACGCGGCCTATCGCCCTGAGCGCAGAAGAAGACAGGCAAGACGATGCCGCAGTAGCTGGCGACCCCGTACGCGAAATGGCCGCACGCGCGGTCGCAGCAGCCGGCCGCCGCGACCGCGCGACGCTGCCCGCGCTGGCGCCTCGGAACCCGTCGTGGATCGTCGAGGACTGCTTGCGACAGGCATCCCTCGTCCAGGACGACGTCGGAATGCCGGCGACGCCGCTTCCAGCGGTCTACCAATTGGCCGTTCCGCGAACCTCCCGACCACCGCGCAGCCTCGTCTACGAGTTCGGTCCGTATGCAACTAGGGCCCTCAAATTGGCTGATCATGCAGGTGTGGATTCTGCGATTCTGCTTCGCAGACTCGCTAGTCTGGCCAGTCAAGCGATGCAGCACCTACCCGACGAACAGGCGCTCCAACAAGCTGCCAAGGGAGCATCATTCCGGGGAATGGTGGTGCCGCCTCGGGCACAGGCGGTACGCGCAGCCTTCGGCCGGATCGTAGCCGAGTTGATCGCGGCGCAATGCTTCAATCCAAACGACTCCGAAGTGGCGGCTTTTCTGCACCTGTCTGACATCGATCTGGTGTCCCAACCATTCGTCGCCACACCGCCCTGGGTACCTATTCCCCGCGTCGATGACTGGCCCCGCGAGGAAGAATGGCTCGCCGACACCGAAACTCGGCTCGAGCATTACACAGCCCGTCTGGCCGAAGTTGAGGCCGAAGGCCAGGGCGGCAGCCCCGTCGACCCACTCATTCTGAACTCCAGCCTTCTCAATATCGAGGCGAGCGTCTACATCGAATCGGGCGCCACCATCATCGGAGCCGACTACCGCTTCGTCGCGGGCCAGCGCGGCGACCGGAGAGAGCGGTACCTTCTGTCAACCACGCTCGGTCGCTACGAAGGAACCTCACCTCGCTCGAACTCTGATCTTGTTCTACTTCCCGAGGTGGCGCCGACGGTAGAAATGCACCACGTGAAGGATTGGCGACTTGCGGACGGCGCGGACGCGCATTCTACCGCTGGCAGTCCCACGTCAATGGTTAGCCTGGTCGGAGATCCTCTACTGGTTTGGACGACGTCCACCATTCTGCACAATAACGCCGCCACCTGGGTCTGCCTCAATCCCGGCATCGCTCTCGCGAACGGCTGGCGACCTCACCCCCAACAGCCCCTCTGCTGGCAAGACTCCGACGGAGCCATCACCGCGGCAACCGTCCTGTGGCGACGATCGACACTCAACACCAGCTATGGCCACGAAGGAACCATCGGCGAAGGCAGCGCTGTCATACTGACGGCCAAAGGCAAGACGGCGCTGGAGGGCTTCGCCCCATTGGTCCGGGTCCACGAGCTAGTTCGCTATACCACCGATGCGAATGACGATTCGCCGCAAGGAGAACCTCGCGTCGCCACGGCTTCGGTGACTCCCTGAGCGGCATTCAGGGCCCACTGCTGAGCGCTACTGCGCGAAACGTCAGCCGGAGCTACTTGGTGCTCGGTGGGGTTCTTGCATCAAGTTCGATGTCGATGGTGACCGCAATGGCTAACACCTGGGTGCGTAGGCGGCGTGACTGAGCGTGCCCAGCGCGGAGAAGGCCGAGGCAGCGGGTTATCGCTTCGAAGGCCGCACGATGATCTTTTGCCGCGAGATAGGCTTGGGCGAGTTGGAAGTCGACGACTAGCAGGTCGTTACTATCTGGCCCATAGACCTCGATCTCGAGCTCGCGAGCGAGGCTCAGGTAGGAGGCGGCCTGACCGAACCGGTGCTCGGTCAGGTGCACCATGCCGAGGTTGAAGTAGCCGCTGGCGAGGTTTACACGGTAGGGATCACCGCTGGAGCGGAGGATAGCGACGGCGGCTTCCAGGTCCATCTGCGCTTGCGTGAGATTGCCGGCTTCTAGGGCCAATCGACCGCGTACTTGCAGGAAGCTGCCACGTGCTGGCGACTTGTCGCCTCGCGGTGATGCGAGGTCTGAGCCGCGGTCGATGAGTGCCCGCGCCTCGTCTGGATGGCCGAGGTCGAGCAGCGCGTTCACCAGAGCAAGGATGGTTTCCGTGGTGTAGACCCCGTGCATTCCTTGGATCGCCTCATAGGCGGCGCGCAGGTGGGGAAGCGCCTCTTCCAGGCGCCCCGATTCACGCAGGATGATTCCGGCCTGCTTGTGCAGGGCGGCGAAATGGTCGCGTCGCTGGTCCTCGTCGGGGACATTGGGTGTCAGTTCCAGTGCTGCGATTACCCCTGCAAGGGCCTCGCTGTTGAAACCGAGTCCGTGGTTGATGTCGGCGAGCAGCGACAATCTGAGGATCCGATCGCGGAGCCCGAGGTCCTGCTCAGCATCCGCTTGCGCGACCGCCTCGAAAGCCGCCCGTGCCTCGGGATAACGTGCGGCGTATGCGTAGGTCTGGGCTCGGGAGAGCAGCGCGTTGCGCTGGCCGGCGGAATTAGTGGTGTAAAGCCGTGTCCATGTGTCGATTGTGGCTAAGGCTTCATCCACAAGGCCGGCCGAGCGCTGGGCGGTCGCCAGATGGCGGAGCGCGGCGCTCAGGGTGTCGGCACCCAGGGCAATACTTTGGCCGAGTCGGACGCAGCGTGTCAGGTAGGCGATGGCAACGTTTAGATCGCCGGTATGCAGCTGCCACAGGCCTAGCCAGCTCAACGCGGCGGCGAGTATGTATGGATCTGATTCCGTGGCGGTGGCGTATTCGACGGCTGCGGCGATGTGAGCACCGAAGACAGCTGACCGGCTGGCGGTCAGGGCTTCGTCCTGGTCAGTTCGTGCACCGTGTAGGAGCAACACAAGGCACGCCCGGCCCCACGCGGCTCGCTCCTCGGCGGGGATCTCGTCCTTGACGATCGTCTGGACGAGCGGATGGACGGTCAAGGCCTCGTTGTCCCGTACTACCAAGCTGAACTGGTGTAGGGCGGCGATCGCTTGGTCTCGGACCAGGACGTCAGTGAGGCCAATGAGTGCGATTTCTGCCGAGGACGGTTCACCATCCTCGGACCGGACGAGCACCTGCTGTTCGAAGACGCTCTCTGGCAGGGGCTCAGGGGCGGCGCAGGCCATCACTGCCGCAAGCGGAATAGCCGCGGGCTCAGCCTCGACGGCGGCCCGGTATGACTCGCGGATGGCCACAGCGGTGGTCGTTGAGTGGTCCGATGCCCGGCCTCGGTCAAGCAGCGGTGCAGGGGCGGCACACATTCTGTCCAGGTAACCAGATGCCGAGATTCGCTGGTTGCGGCAGTAACTGGCCGCCTGCACCAGGCCAAGGGGGTGACCGCCGAGCGCTTCGGCTACGCGGGTCAGGGTATCGGGGCTCTCCCGGGTCAGGATCGAGTGCAGGTAGGCAACGCTGTCGTCTGTTCCCAGCCGGTCGACTGGCAGGTGGACGAATGCGTCATCGAGGTGGGTTGGCGTGGCGGTGACGATGAACCGCGTGCGCGACCGCCGGGGTATCAACCCTTCCGTGATGGCAGGATCGGTAACCCCATCGATGATCAGGAGCAGCTGTGGATCTTCGGGCAGAATGAGCACCTGACCCGCTGGAGGTGGCCCAAGGATGGCCTCGGCCTCGGGTATCCGAGGAGCGCTCGGGACAAGGTCACGCAGTCCCCTCGCCAGAGCGGCACGGGAGTCGGCCGGCACCAGCCGCGACCTGCCTATTGCGGCTCGATCGGCGGCGTACTGGCGGGCAAGGGCGGACTTTCCAATGCCCGGCAACCCCGACAGCACAACAGGCGCGACCTCGTGGTCGCCGCCAAGGTCCAGGAACGTGTCCAATAGCGTCATCTCAGGCTTTCGGCCCACAAAGAGCGGGTCCGCGGTCGGCGCGACCAACCGTGCCACAGTCGTGCCGATCTTCGTGACCAGCCGACGGAGCTCTTCGATCGCCACATAGTGCTGGTCAAGACGTGGCCCAGCCCGAGCGGCCACATCGCGCATCAGACCTACCATGCGCTCGACCCGAGTCGCGGCGGACTCCGGGCGCTGTGTCGATGCTGCTGCAATCCGCCCGGCAATCGCGTGGAACGCATCCTCCGCGCGCATAGGATCCAGACCGAGATCGGCCATAATCGCTTGGAGTTCGAGAATCGCGACCGCTTCGATAGTGCTTCGATCTGGCAACGGGTCCCGGCGAAGCCGAAGGTGATCAAGGAAGCGGTCGGCCTCATCGACGTCGATTTCTAGATCCCGGGCCAGCTTCTCTACATCCCGATGAGCAGCCTCGGGGTGGGTCGCGTCGATGACGTACGGCCGCGCGGTTTGGCTGAACCCGCAGTTCGACTCAAACACGTAGTCCCCAGACTCGGCCATCGCATTCCAGACGACGTGCAAGTCGCGAAAGACGTTCTCTTTCTTCAGGTCGGCGTAGCTCCAGGAATTCTGGCCGGGATCGCGGTGCTTGACCGAAACCAGTTCCCAAGATCCGTCACTGGTCAGCAGTACGTAGTCGGTGGTCCACTCGACCACAACGCCCACGACCGGTGATGCGGGTGCGAGGTTGCGGACGCATCGCAGCGCGACACATGCGTCCTGGTACTCGAACCGGCCGCGAGTCTGTGGCGCAGTGTTGCGGGCATCGCGGAACAGGCCGGCACCCGGTCCGGAAATCTCGCTCACAGAGGCATGATAGGTACATTGACCGACATCGGAGCCCGCACGGCCGGCTGAGGTGAACAGATCACGTGCCCAAGAGCAGGAAACGACCCGCCAAGAAGCGACGCGCCCTGGTGCCGACCACGATCCGTACACCGACCGATCCACGCCACGTCGTCTCGGATCGGGCCACGGCTACCTCGGTGGACTTGGCCGAGGAGATTCGGCGAGCCACTGCTGACACCGTTGCCCATGGCAGGCTCCTGCTGACCAGGGACCCGACGTTGGCGACCCTGACCCACCGACGCGAGGCAAAGGGTGATGGCAGAGAGACTGAACCCGGTGAATGGTGGCCGGTGGCCTTGGTCGAACCCGTCAACTACCGACTGCTGCAGTTCGACGATCTCGTGTACCCCCTCTCCACGGCGATCGCCGGCAAGCTCGGGCTTGCACAGGCTCAAGTAGGAGAGACGCCACCCGCTGCTGCCAACTGGGAATTCCATGACGGACCTCGCTGCGAACTAGTAGATCCGACGGGAACCGTGCTGGCCCGATTTCGGCATGCTATCGATCCGCAATGGCGCGCCGCCGCGGAAACATCCGGAACCGTCCTAGTCCTGTACGGCGGTCAGCTCGGTGTTCGGACCCCGTACGGCGTGACTGCCGCCGAGTATGACGACCGGGCGCGCGACGCGGAACTGCAAGCAGCGCTCGCGGGTGGAGAGTTGCTGACTGGAGCCGTCACCTACGTGCAGAACTGAAGATCGCGTAGTGGACGGCGAACCGTTAGGCCGTGGGCTTTCCGAACGGTTTGCCGAGGGCGATGCGCCGGAAGGCGTCGATCTCGCGGATGTGGGCGTCGTGGACGTACGGCACGAGTGCTGTCTCCGAGGCGTGCAGGCAGGCGGGGTAGCCGACCTCGTGCAGCGGGTGCCCGGCCGGCGGGGCGGGGCTTAGCGGGTCCCAGCCGATCAGTGCGCAGATTTCTTCGGCGGTGCGGCGGGCGTGGGGGCGGGCGAGCGCCCAG from Paractinoplanes brasiliensis encodes the following:
- a CDS encoding ATP-binding protein — its product is MEGANASGEQEAIRGYGYQYDHVAAVAYDLYREGLEFELRLVDPEAGAVDDCVIVQPGIAPEVHGYQYKSASGNLTLGSLLAGRKTKGGKPKPSLLVDLLDGWRKLSARYRGHKVVVHLVSPEALSRHDRPYAAALKSTAATETSAPAPQHTAAFAASVLQPILSGVSVRETDQRWKPVLEWIRQQTGMQHDEIEPFLASLHIDAGTAAAMPARPDRLPADQRLDDVAHLAAVLYRRVQDSDPGRAVVLSPVDVAALAGFGYRGRSRHVHRFPVELDRYTPLVSAEESLTAMLDSAQRGYLCVLGPPGSGKSTLIAHATPALADRVITYLAFLPGDAAAAGRASATDFLHDVVVQLERSQLHVRDSLPERDVPELRLRFRDLLTAAGKDFLDTGRRTFLIVDGLDHVARSGVTDPLIAELPEPASVPGGVIILLGSQSLAPVNARIANHARELLVEGISRTIDLTIHRLTSTAVERACRRLSTEFPALMLTNSQVGRVVQLVGGHPLALAYVTNALIDLADEQGAADSSVGAADETIPEAAVDEALDRCVRYSGSVADDYAAYLADVPDRDALYELLGDLARLRSPINMQWVQIWADQSALRGLRRIRHLFRILGPKSWMFFHDSFRQFVIESTSVDVLGDPDPDSNTARHAALADRCATAEEGSRERGEEFFHASQSGQSQRALLLATPQQLRSRFLAGTSPVVLTEDIHVAMRLAAQENDGSSLVGLILIHAELQSREQVLGEVDLTGMWIDAENPDAALAYALPDGALRISTRHALKAAVRLDELGHPAARLLFDAADIRELNALGSHEYWETLQVWAAGTARFRPLSVIQTILRRMSESNVPRRTRNLEHPALDAYVLGDRAVHFAGYAINELLRIGRMANAADLTATLRAALPSTRAAISSEDGHSGNSLVESAYQAVADASLQIAAARVKAGCLEEAFESLRGLSSPAGKDDAEPAILDGANRATRTDAIRLALQIAVRSIGAASPGLPAAGEGGAVESDVEAPKMLSASAFGLANDLLRRAGNLAEITSSDLSATADLSDVLITALIERANHIVSAGQTARLSGDAITVDLLTAAAPALSGLSAGAGADPGAPANRDRRMFGYIEQLNKTITNLAVLNAAAVLGDLSAPTMRGLATRVIGSVPRIPEGLSVRDRTAGTNSALLRILADVAASHSQELLRYVGAAVVEWDQGSLMWGDVPGSSPDDDFGARQRQMLGLHILKLGVRVEWLADAVAGVDREIEQAAGAYERLDLLVTQAAAHLQMGDTTVGQELLGRVMPESFSPYWRKDVQLEVWIQWLVRATHGNPEELLREAEQLAPLIAALTEATDGSAEAAAECLLRSVAEVAPLQAVRLAAWQLAEGSLALAAAHDALVAGLATKLLKAVGDDPRDSAAVQVAKLICAVVAALLGPICPTVPTAALESLRSLVEQMPSTVAAAMTAQLSRAVDVHVPAGVRQHWRDLLVLPATPSSQQDEVDEKGSRKPQRPYPASRDWGVSDYGRFNHLDGSARTSDSVAEEISDLDSALAWRSLQADPGTFSWTPVLRRVIRTADGRQLEQLVRAFSGVYDEANLLVAVADQMLANGDQDGAAIIARAALDKTELAWWDRHHRDGVRRKAWSVLAACEGQNTRDEAMQDLVQLLVSADYWPGNLMLQLDEILTVIAPSIPAETVWAQVRQQLIAMGAGIVTAYNPLLDGPVHAGWWAGQRSSRETKNTPYSASQRSTFDDGQETPSSSIRRALLDLIYLDLDHPAWTVREGACAALSWALTQTGFLAENAGMRAALLLASPSPRPQLASSTLMPETAITNTTRPIALSAEEDRQDDAAVAGDPVREMAARAVAAAGRRDRATLPALAPRNPSWIVEDCLRQASLVQDDVGMPATPLPAVYQLAVPRTSRPPRSLVYEFGPYATRALKLADHAGVDSAILLRRLASLASQAMQHLPDEQALQQAAKGASFRGMVVPPRAQAVRAAFGRIVAELIAAQCFNPNDSEVAAFLHLSDIDLVSQPFVATPPWVPIPRVDDWPREEEWLADTETRLEHYTARLAEVEAEGQGGSPVDPLILNSSLLNIEASVYIESGATIIGADYRFVAGQRGDRRERYLLSTTLGRYEGTSPRSNSDLVLLPEVAPTVEMHHVKDWRLADGADAHSTAGSPTSMVSLVGDPLLVWTTSTILHNNAATWVCLNPGIALANGWRPHPQQPLCWQDSDGAITAATVLWRRSTLNTSYGHEGTIGEGSAVILTAKGKTALEGFAPLVRVHELVRYTTDANDDSPQGEPRVATASVTP
- a CDS encoding tetratricopeptide repeat protein, with the translated sequence MSEISGPGAGLFRDARNTAPQTRGRFEYQDACVALRCVRNLAPASPVVGVVVEWTTDYVLLTSDGSWELVSVKHRDPGQNSWSYADLKKENVFRDLHVVWNAMAESGDYVFESNCGFSQTARPYVIDATHPEAAHRDVEKLARDLEIDVDEADRFLDHLRLRRDPLPDRSTIEAVAILELQAIMADLGLDPMRAEDAFHAIAGRIAAASTQRPESAATRVERMVGLMRDVAARAGPRLDQHYVAIEELRRLVTKIGTTVARLVAPTADPLFVGRKPEMTLLDTFLDLGGDHEVAPVVLSGLPGIGKSALARQYAADRAAIGRSRLVPADSRAALARGLRDLVPSAPRIPEAEAILGPPPAGQVLILPEDPQLLLIIDGVTDPAITEGLIPRRSRTRFIVTATPTHLDDAFVHLPVDRLGTDDSVAYLHSILTRESPDTLTRVAEALGGHPLGLVQAASYCRNQRISASGYLDRMCAAPAPLLDRGRASDHSTTTAVAIRESYRAAVEAEPAAIPLAAVMACAAPEPLPESVFEQQVLVRSEDGEPSSAEIALIGLTDVLVRDQAIAALHQFSLVVRDNEALTVHPLVQTIVKDEIPAEERAAWGRACLVLLLHGARTDQDEALTASRSAVFGAHIAAAVEYATATESDPYILAAALSWLGLWQLHTGDLNVAIAYLTRCVRLGQSIALGADTLSAALRHLATAQRSAGLVDEALATIDTWTRLYTTNSAGQRNALLSRAQTYAYAARYPEARAAFEAVAQADAEQDLGLRDRILRLSLLADINHGLGFNSEALAGVIAALELTPNVPDEDQRRDHFAALHKQAGIILRESGRLEEALPHLRAAYEAIQGMHGVYTTETILALVNALLDLGHPDEARALIDRGSDLASPRGDKSPARGSFLQVRGRLALEAGNLTQAQMDLEAAVAILRSSGDPYRVNLASGYFNLGMVHLTEHRFGQAASYLSLARELEIEVYGPDSNDLLVVDFQLAQAYLAAKDHRAAFEAITRCLGLLRAGHAQSRRLRTQVLAIAVTIDIELDARTPPSTK